Genomic window (Penaeus vannamei isolate JL-2024 chromosome 7, ASM4276789v1, whole genome shotgun sequence):
TGAGATGAAACAAGAGAAAATCCATGCTGGACTCCTTTAGTAGAGATCGAGCAGCTATATCTCATATAATCCTAATATCACAGGTAACAAGAGAACAATACACATACTTGCTTATAAAGTAGCATCAGGTCAAGAAGACAATTATGAAGAACAATGGGCTTCTGAGTATCTACCAGGTACCGGAAAATCTTTGTAAATCCAAGCATTCTGTCTACAAAATATTCCATCAACTTCTTTCCACCTGGATCTTGCATTTCCAGCTTTTGCCGACTATCCTCTGTCACTTTCTGAATTAGTACCTGTTTATGTCATTGGACAAATTAGAGCTTGGCATGAAAATTTgtgcataatgataaaaatcaagctGGAGCCTTAGTAAAAACAATGTTCTGGTTTCTTTTCCAGTCTCTCACCTGTTACTAAATTAAATTTGCAAATCATGATGATTTAAATTAATGTAGATAACTATAAGAGTTATTGCtcagaaaataaattataaaaatatgtttatcaGTTAacctaaaaaaagggaaattatgatattcataataaagaaAATCTTTAAAACATTCATACCCATTCTGCTAATAAAATTAATACTACACATCAAATTTTTACCTCTCCATTTTGCATTGAAGCCCACAAATCAGAAAATCTGTGACGCACACTGACAACCAGCATGAACTGAAACGTAGCCTCTGATAGATTTGTTACAGTAGTAGTATCACCTTCATTTGCTGATACTGCCCACACTCCAAGGTCATTTACCTGATCTCGTACCTGTTAACAATTACAAAGTCTTGTAATTACTTCCTAATATTATTTCATGGAATATCCCatgggtcatcatcatcatgtataaCTACATGAGGACTGAATATAGAAAGCAAAACACATTGCATCTAATGAAAAACTGTACCTACTGTATATGGAAGGTCAACTATCTTTTGACCTTTGATAACAGATGACAATGTTGTACATAGCTCATTTTCTTCATCAGTATTCATTGAAGTGATGCCTCCATACAACCACTGATGATGGAAATAAATGCAGTTAATAATGGACAAATAAAAGCAATATCACATGACAGACTACTTTTTCATGTTACACTGTagatgtctcctcttcctcctcctccttcttcttcctcttgttcttgctcatccttatcctcttcctcgtccGTCTCCTGCTCATTTGCCTCAAACCAATCCTGTAGTGTTCAATGTTTGCTGGACCTGTCATATTTCTTTAGATGTTGTATGATAGCGAATCAGAAATCCAGGAAAGTCAAGAAATCACATCCTATCAACAGAGCTGAAGATGAGGTAACTGACAAGTGCAAGCACATACCTCAAATCTACAGAGAATATTTGGCAGCTAATTGCTGATGAAAGTCCCACTGATGTTGTTAAGGGTCAGAAAATTGCAAGAGAGTTCACCTCAGTCTATACTGATGCATATCAACATTCCAGTAATTGAACTAAGGAGCAAATACAAAAAGGAGGTATTTGATACTTGATGTAGgaggaagaacacacacacacacacacacacacacacacacacacacacacacacacacacacacacacacacacacacacacacacacacacacacacacacacacacacacacacacacaagcacacacacacacacacacaagcacacacacacacacacacacaagcacacacacacacacgcacacacacacacacacacacacacacacacacacacacacacacacacacacacacacacacacacacacacacacacaagcacacacacacacacacacacacaagcacacacacacacacacacacacaagcacacacacacacaagcccacactaGATATAGATTGCAATTCTTCTTGAGCTGCAACAGTTCATTCTACTATATATTCAATGGAATATAATTATATGAGAGGACAAAGTGAGTCAGAGACACAGTAGTCTATTGTCATTGAGTTGATGGAGAGTCTTGAGAATATGACTGCACTTTCTTACCACTGGTTCACTTTGAGGAAATTGTGTTGCTTTTTCAATTTGGCACTGTACTTCAGTgattggaggaggaggcagaggaactGCATGATTATGtctttgatataatgataaatcaataataattctagaggaaaataaatgaatggctAACATCCACATTCCTTGATATCATGGACATGGCTGAGATGGCTAGATTGTTCAGTGCACTGTAGAGAAGATGAAGAACTGGTCTACAATATTAGGATGAAACTTTCTCCTGCAACTAGCAAAGGAGCTGGTTCTCCTTTGGACCATGTATAGGATGACTCTTCCAATCCTCAAGAAAACCATCAGGATTTTAATTGGCCATAACCTTGAtctaaaagatagatagacctgCAAGGCAACCCTGAGGAAGTTAAGAATGGAAAGGACTGTTACACCTTCTGCAGCAAGTCAGGGGACCACACAACCATCAACAAGTGCATGTCCTGCGGCACTGCTCTAGGTCTTAAACACTCAGTGCAACAGTGTCAGCTGCTTTGAGTAAAAGTTACTTTTTGGCTTATTTCTTGGACCTTTCATTCTTGAtttaatgattaatataatgttGAAGTATCACAaggatataaaaatatgtatcatGCTTGGACACTGTCAATATTGTTGAATCAATAACAAATATTTCTTAGGGGGACTTGAATGGGGCATCATCCTTCTTTGTAGTTTTAGCCAACTGTAGTGCTATGGTTTTGTGAATGTATGCAAATAAAGTCACATCAATTATTTGAATGAATATAAAGGAAAACTTTTATGGAATACCTTATAGCATATACAATGAAAAACTCGTGAAAGTCCATATAACGAAagtgagaaaaatatatatgttttagttttatatatttatgcacacagcTGACTAATCtacttgataaatatatatgtacaattttcCAACTATTCCAAAAAAAACTGCATTCGGATGCATAATATAGATGTATCAAAACAAACCTTGTTGAAGTCAAATTTGAATCTCTGTAAAAATTCTAAGCTTGATGTCTGGCACATGAAAGTTGGATCAAAGGATGTGCAAGAGTGGGGACGGAGGTAAAAGTTGTATGAGGTCACAGTATACCCGTTTGTGTGAGGAATtccctgaaaaagaaaagaaaaatgaatcttCTTAACATTCACAAAGAACTGACATGTGTATTTTAATTGTATATAAAATCACTGATATACAATAGCCTATAACTTTTGGTATAatgctgtttttttctatctaaaaATTATTTTCTAGCATGAAGTGTCATAACAAGTAACTCAATAAAATGTAGTATCAGATAATGTTTTCAAACATGAATGTACTAAAAACTTGGTATAACCATAACCATTAGGAAATATACACATAACTGTAACTCATACTAAATATATTGCCAGAAAGAAACACTCCTATACCTTGAAGACAGCCATTCCCATCTGGCAGATCATGAATTTACGAATATTACAGGAAAGTTTCTGGTACCTTTGCAATCCATCATCGAATAGGCttgggaaaaaacaaacaaacattatacACTGTCATGTCAGCACTAACAATGAAAAAGGATCCAACCTTTGGCTATTGAAAACCATATTAATTAAATTGAGGAAACTATTTTCTTCAACACAGACTCCCTGTTTAACATACTTAGCCAAAAAAGTCTCCCAACTGCTGGAAACATTTCTCAAAATcctctttcatcatcatgatttgcCTTGTATTTCCCCTGATCTGCAAAAATGCTTCAGAGAGTGTTTTTCTACACTTTTTGGACACAATATATTGCAAGAGACCAGAACTCATGACAACACCTATCCAGATTAAAATGAATGTGACAAGGCAATTTGAGATGATCTCAAAAATGGACTTTGAGGATTTTTTCTAGTACTGGGATGACTACTAAATAGAAAGTCTGGGGTCTTCTTTGAAGGGGAGAAAAGTTTCTTCCATCTAACAAAATTGGTTTTCATTTCATAACCAATATTTTAATACTTTTCAATCAGATCAGGTATATCAATCAAGTTCCTATCATTACTACCTCTCAGTAACAGCTACTCATAGTAATATATCAATAAAGCTAACATTAAAGCTgcagctaatgatgatgataaatgataataaataatgatggtgattatgaacaCAAATGAAAGGGATGATTTATACTAAAGCTATtcttaaaagtaatagtagtacagAAGATTAATAATCTTTAGTCTATATCTATTGTGTGCATATTTGAACTCCTTACCTTCCCTTAAAAGCAGCATCAGCCAAAAGTCCTGTGAACTCAGTGTCAAGTGAGATGAAAGCTGCTGTCTTTATGTCTTCTAATATTTGCGGAAGAAGCTGAGGAAAATTATCTACTGTAACATCCACCATCTTGGAGATTTTTTTTACTGGAGAATCttctggaaataaataaatacattgataCTTTAATAATGCCAGTATatagaaagaatgaaggatgataaagagagagaaagaaagaaagaaatcatgatggatgataatgatgaagacaatgatggttgatgataataaaaatgattaagaaTTATGAAAATGTACATTCAAAAAATTCAATGGTCCTATACATAGTCCTGCAGGTCCTATACATGCTCAGTGGAACTATGGAAACTGCCAGCACAAACTGGTTTACACAAGGCCAGGTCGTTGTCCATACCTACTCAGTTCGACTGTGCTATTTTGCTCAGTTCTATCATTTTGTAGTTCTGCAAAAATGCTGCCAATAGGTGAGGTCTTAGTATTGCAGTATGTATCATGACCCTTGCAGCAGCCTATCCTATCAGTTCCctgtttcattctttattttacctttgaaatcaacaaaacacaaaatttaGTGAACTTTTTTAGATTGCTTGCTAATGCTGCGTTTGGAACTCCTCGTCCTGCTCATCCAGACAAGTTGGACAAGATGTCTTAACTGTTCGGTACCTCTACTTTCTTGTCCTGGACAAGTTGACCATCTCAACCATTTCGCCCTCCTGCGAAGCTGGGCGAGCAGGATGAGATGACATCACAATAGTGTTTATAGGTatacattgacagttgcaggcaacCACAAGATACTGATGGATAATTTTATGGCcatttattgatgttatcaaaggatatttttgtttgtcagttgtaggtaagttaaatatgcatcaaaagagttacaaaacctatgcagcatgTAAAATAGAGAGAATGTTTACTTTCAGTGAGAGTCTTGAAGGTTTAGAATGTGGCCTCATTACCCAGCTGGTcctgacaagttgtctggacaagCAAGATGAGGAGTTCTGAATGCAGCATAAGAAACAAAAGGATttgttctcccttccccccatttctctcaaaCAATCAATCTGTCAATCTTGTATGGGGCTCTTTAATTAGACTAATCTACGGGATAGATTAAGCTGGTATATGTTACTTGGTTTGGGTTgagtttaatattattataaaataatataaaacaatagagtgagtgattgagagtccGAAGTGATTTACCCATTACTTTAAAACACATGTATGTGAAAGAAAAGATACATTTTGCATTACCATACATTCTTAAAAATGCCGGGGACACAAAACCAATAAACTGGTCATTAAATAACATAGCAATTCCTTACATTTTGAACTAAACATATTTGGTTATGAA
Coding sequences:
- the LOC113802336 gene encoding pre-piRNA 3'-exonuclease trimmer isoform X1, producing MVDVTVDNFPQLLPQILEDIKTAAFISLDTEFTGLLADAAFKGSLFDDGLQRYQKLSCNIRKFMICQMGMAVFKGIPHTNGYTVTSYNFYLRPHSCTSFDPTFMCQTSSLEFLQRFKFDFNKWLYGGITSMNTDEENELCTTLSSVIKGQKIVDLPYTVRDQVNDLGVWAVSANEGDTTTVTNLSEATFQFMLVVSVRHRFSDLWASMQNGEVLIQKVTEDSRQKLEMQDPGGKKLMEYFVDRMLGFTKIFRYLVDTQKPIVLHNCLLDLMLLYKQFYKHLPRSYHTFKTDMHQLFPTIYDTKLIAAEIKSSLKQADDKGGSLLGNSSLSDLATSLKRDHTALYKPSIHHVPKTNKYNGEEMMLHEAGYDAYLTGSSFLYLAHLYAMLQLPSKQQHRPMSPREHVHALKSFANRVQMQRAAIPYMEFNGHDPKSKRPPWLVIESHPKTTGFSPSYVSSILAQYGFVDVVPRDNKSVLVAAASWDSTREILKTFRKGGTLKASRYSKLKHSPFIRSLAWSGALVSAGLSSWLIYSTFKKASS
- the LOC113802336 gene encoding poly(A)-specific ribonuclease PNLDC1 isoform X2: MVDVTVDNFPQLLPQILEDIKTAAFISLDTEFTGLLADAAFKGSLFDDGLQRYQKLSCNIRKFMICQMGMAVFKGIPHTNGYTVTSYNFYLRPHSCTSFDPTFMCQTSSLEFLQRFKFDFNKWLYGGITSMNTDEENELCTTLSSVIKGQKIVDLPYTVRDQVNDLGVWAVSANEGDTTTVTNLSEATFQFMLVVSVRHRFSDLWASMQNGEVLIQKVTEDSRQKLEMQDPGGKKLMEYFVDRMLGFTKIFRYLVDTQKPIVLHNCLLDLMLLYKQFYKHLPRSYHTFKTDMHQLFPTIYDTKLIAAEIKSSLKQADDKGGSLLGNSSLSDLATSLKRDHTALYKPSIHHVPKTNKYNGEEMMLHEAGYDAYLTGSSFLYLAHLYAMLQLPSKQQHRPMSPREHVHALKSFANRVQMQRAAIPYMEFNGHDPKSKRPPWLVIESHPKTTGFSPSYVSSILAQYGFVDVVPRDNKSVLVAAASWDSTREILKTFRKGGTLKASRYSQVP
- the LOC113802336 gene encoding poly(A)-specific ribonuclease PNLDC1 isoform X3 translates to MVDVTVDNFPQLLPQILEDIKTAAFISLDTEFTGLLADAAFKGSLFDDGLQRYQKLSCNIRKFMICQMGMAVFKGIPHTNGYTVTSYNFYLRPHSCTSFDPTFMCQTSSLEFLQRFKFDFNKWLYGGITSMNTDEENELCTTLSSVIKGQKIVDLPYTVRDQVNDLGVWAVSANEGDTTTVTNLSEATFQFMLVVSVRHRFSDLWASMQNGEVLIQKVTEDSRQKLEMQDPGGKKLMEYFVDRMLGFTKIFRYLVDTQKPIVLHNCLLDLMLLYKQFYKHLPRSYHTFKTDMHQLFPTIYDTKLIAAEIKSSLKQADDKGGSLLGNSSLSDLATSLKRDHTALYKPSIHHVPKTNKYNGEEMMLHEAGYDAYLTGSSFLYLAHLYAMLQLPSKQQHRPMSPREHVHALKSFANRVQMQRAAIPYMEFNGHDPKSKRPPWLVIESHPKTTGFSPSYVSSILAQYGFVDVVPRDNKSVLVAAASWDRSGALVSAGLSSWLIYSTFKKASS